ATAAACAACTTAAGTCTATGAAGGGCGGtgggaatttttaaatattcccttttctttttatgctATTCTAGTATTGTCACTTAAAACAAGATTTCACTTCCCTATTAAAtagttaatgatttttttaattgtcaataTCTGTGGGAAAGATGATCAAAATGACAAATGGTGACGGTAGTGACATGGTATAAAGACTTCATTGAGTACTTTGTAATGTATGTTTTATCCAGGAACTTAAGAAGTATGGAGTTACCACAATAGTTAGAGTATGTGAAGCAACTTACGACACTACTCTTGTGGAGAAAGAAGGCATCCATGTTCTTGTAAGTATTTAATACTTCCTGTGTGTTTATGATACTGCAGTACACATGCTACAAAAGTATTCACATAAACTATCCACTTCAAAAagcttaattttttaagttttattaaaatttcaatatctgaatttcaaaataaaaatgaaagataagcaCAGATTTGAAGTAATAagattttttataaagattaagcatttatttgcatttcattgaCGGTTGGGTattataaaacatgtttaaatatgttaatgcatttgaaaacatttgaGTGTTAGAAATTTTAGATTTATTAgtgtatttatattaaaaatctaaaatgtttaaatattcttttaggATTGGCCTTTTGATGATGGTGCACCACCATCCAACCAGATTGTTGATGACTGGTTAGGTCTTGTAAAAATTAAGTTTCGTGAAGAACCTGGTTGTTGTATTGCTGTTCATTGTGTTGCAGGCCTTGGGAGGTAAGTGaagttttttaattggttttagcggggtggagagagaggcatcaatttgttgttccacttatgcattcattggttgattcttgtatgtgccctgcttgggaattgaaccctcaaccttggtgcaTTGGATCAAcacttaaccaactgagctacttggccagggcagtGAGAGAATTTCTTAAACCCAACTGATGGTACTGGTCTTAATTTTAGTAAAAACTTAATAACTGATTCCAGTAAAAATTTAGATATCACTTCGTGAATCAATTTGCTTTGTTAGGTTACTTACTGCACTAAATTTAAAAGTAGGTGATTGTAACAGAATAATGTATTTCCAATATAGCTGGAACTAACAAATGCTATAGTTACAATTAACACTTGGCTCTGTGGGCATAATTGCCTGTACTATTGTGTGTGTTAGGTTATATCCATGACATTGGAGTCAATCATCTGAGCTTATTGGGGAAAAGGAATTGTCTCTAAGGTAGTTTGCATGTGCTGTATTTTTGATAGGGTCCATGATCCTAGAGATTCTAATTCAGTAGGACCTCATTACCCAGTAGTGCCAAAATACGCATGTCCAGATTTATAAATTACTTACCACCACGCTTTCCTTCACTGCTCCCAAAAAAGTCCTGGTCTCCTGgtgaagagtaaaatgaaaatggcCCTGGGGAGTTAGAGTGCACTTGGGTCACAGTTTCACTGAtaataaaacaatgaaagcaaATTTCTAGAAGGTCGTCAGGAATGGAGttcataacatttaaaaacaaaatttttttgaagtggAAAATAGTTTTCACTGCTtagaatttcagggggaaaattGTCTGTAATTATCAAAATGTACCATGTCccttaaatattttcaagattccCTTCCAGTAATACAAGTTTTAACTTGTAGACTTACTTAACAGTAGTTAAGGACATAGTTCATTTTTGGTTCGAGATAAAACCTGTTCGATATGAAAATACTAGTACTTAAAAGTCAACATTTACTACACATACGCTGTATAGGAAGTGTAGTGAAGAGTATGTATTGAGAAATGTTTAGAATATTGAATTTTccaggattttttgtttttgtctttgtttttttaatgctttatcaAAATTCTTACCTTAACAGAGCTCCGGTGCTTGTTGCCCTAGCATTAATTGAAGGTGGAATGAAATATGAAGACGCAGTAC
The Desmodus rotundus isolate HL8 chromosome 11, HLdesRot8A.1, whole genome shotgun sequence genome window above contains:
- the PTP4A1 gene encoding protein tyrosine phosphatase type IVA 1 isoform X1: MARMNRPAPVEVTYKNMRFLITHNPTNATLNKFIEELKKYGVTTIVRVCEATYDTTLVEKEGIHVLDWPFDDGAPPSNQIVDDWLGLVKIKFREEPGCCIAVHCVAGLGRAPVLVALALIEGGMKYEDAVQFIRQKRRGAFNSKQLLYLEKYRPKMRLRFKDSNGHRNNCCIQ